The Henckelia pumila isolate YLH828 chromosome 2, ASM3356847v2, whole genome shotgun sequence genome includes a window with the following:
- the LOC140883734 gene encoding uncharacterized protein isoform X1 yields the protein MRSGAEKIVWNPRLIITANRTSLQFRSKGLHFRAFSSSASDISNQSRGRLPRFFSQTLPPHKGGFVRVEGDEFWHMTKVLRLNINDRVELFDGKGRLIEGRIENIKHGGVDFEAVEDPKSASPIATQWHVFAAFGTLKGGRADWLVEKCTELGASSVTPLLTKHSLSISENRVDRLQRVILAASKQCQRLHEMILKPPVEVGELLQTVAQSKLSFVAVAEATPILCTLKSLKREPAGVMIIGPEGDFTNEELNAIREAGAFAVGLGPHRLRVETATMSLLATLMLWSDSWESTNS from the exons ATGAGGTCCGGCGCGGAAAAAATAGTTTGGAATCCGAGGCTAATCATCACGGCGAACCGAACGTCGTTGCAGTTTCGGAGTAAGGGCTTGCATTTTCGAGCATTCTCATCTTCAGCTTCAGATATTTCGAACCAGTCTCGCGGCCGCCTCCCACGCTTTTTCTCTCAAACCCTACCTCCTCACAAG GGTGGTTTTGTGCGTGTGGAAGGGGATGAATTCTGGCATATGACTAAAGTACTCAGATTAAACATCAATGATAG GGTAGAGCTATTTGATGGAAAGGGACGATTGATTGAAGGACGCATAGAGAATATTAAACACGGAGGGGTAGATTTTGAAGCAGTGGAGGACCCAAAATCGGCATCTCCTATAGCAACACAGTGGCATGTGTTTGCAGCTTTCG GCACTTTAAAGGGAGGCCGAGCTGATTGGCTTGTTGAGAAATGCACG GAGTTGGGAGCATCTAGTGTAACACCTCTGCTGACCAAGCATTCTCTTTCAATATCAGAAAATCGAGTGGACAGATTGCAACGAGTTATTCTAGCTGCGTCTAAGCAAT GTCAACGTTTGCATGAAATGATTTTGAAGCCTCCTGTTGAAGTTGGTGAACTTCTTCAAACT GTAGCACAGTCGAAATTATCTTTTGTGGCTGTAGCAGAGGCTACTCCTATTTTGTGTACGCTGAAGTCGTTGAAAAGGGAACCTGCTGGAGTCATGATCATTGGTCCAGAAGGAG ACTTCACCAATGAGGAGTTGAATGCCATCAGGGAGGCTGGTGCGTTTGCCGTAGGCCTTGGACCACACCGACTGCGAGTTGAAACTGCTACAATGTCACTCCTCGCAACTCTTATGCTATGGTCGGACTCGTGGGAATCAACCAACAGCTAG
- the LOC140883734 gene encoding uncharacterized protein isoform X2, which translates to MIELFDGKGRLIEGRIENIKHGGVDFEAVEDPKSASPIATQWHVFAAFGTLKGGRADWLVEKCTELGASSVTPLLTKHSLSISENRVDRLQRVILAASKQCQRLHEMILKPPVEVGELLQTVAQSKLSFVAVAEATPILCTLKSLKREPAGVMIIGPEGDFTNEELNAIREAGAFAVGLGPHRLRVETATMSLLATLMLWSDSWESTNS; encoded by the exons ATGATAG AGCTATTTGATGGAAAGGGACGATTGATTGAAGGACGCATAGAGAATATTAAACACGGAGGGGTAGATTTTGAAGCAGTGGAGGACCCAAAATCGGCATCTCCTATAGCAACACAGTGGCATGTGTTTGCAGCTTTCG GCACTTTAAAGGGAGGCCGAGCTGATTGGCTTGTTGAGAAATGCACG GAGTTGGGAGCATCTAGTGTAACACCTCTGCTGACCAAGCATTCTCTTTCAATATCAGAAAATCGAGTGGACAGATTGCAACGAGTTATTCTAGCTGCGTCTAAGCAAT GTCAACGTTTGCATGAAATGATTTTGAAGCCTCCTGTTGAAGTTGGTGAACTTCTTCAAACT GTAGCACAGTCGAAATTATCTTTTGTGGCTGTAGCAGAGGCTACTCCTATTTTGTGTACGCTGAAGTCGTTGAAAAGGGAACCTGCTGGAGTCATGATCATTGGTCCAGAAGGAG ACTTCACCAATGAGGAGTTGAATGCCATCAGGGAGGCTGGTGCGTTTGCCGTAGGCCTTGGACCACACCGACTGCGAGTTGAAACTGCTACAATGTCACTCCTCGCAACTCTTATGCTATGGTCGGACTCGTGGGAATCAACCAACAGCTAG
- the LOC140885461 gene encoding serine carboxypeptidase-like 17 isoform X1, producing the protein MAECLSLLKLRRNVYALFLFILAAAAADESHIVKSLPGYPGTLPFKLETGYISLGENGERQLFYHFAESEGDPDKDPLLFWITGGPGCSGFSALVYEIGPLAFDFSTFNGSLPDLVLSPYSWTKIASIIFIDAPVGTGFSYINTSQVYTSSDTKSTSDYDMFLRKWLLNHPSFVKNRLYVGGDSYGGKMVPMVALEIVKGNEAGLQPRIRLKGYLTGNSPISTEQTLNERIPYAHRMALISDEYYERARRSCKGEYVNPDPNNYECLHVLQLIEECTNNINDKHILVPKCTLPPPKDDDFTQRRMIIENDPIDFLLMSKQEDAYWCLLNNHVTSYVWANDPSVQEALYVRKGTIKDDWKRCNKSLLYERDVESVLPHHQLLLHKGYEALVYRYLTVPHFLCCWTVCNYVFLVSSGDHDMVVPYTSTVKWIRGLNLTIEDEWRPWTVDGQVAGYTEKYKKNDLAYLTFATVKGAGHTAPGYMPEQCFAMAKRWFSLFPL; encoded by the exons ATGGCGGAGTGCCTGAGTTTATTAAAACTACGGCGGAATGTTTACGCTCTCTTCCTGTTCATCCTCGCCGCAGCCGCAGCCGACGAGTCGCATATTGTCAAGAGCTTGCCGGGATATCCGGGTACTTTGCCTTTCAAACTCGAAACCGG GTATATTAGCTTGGGCGAAAATGGAGAGCGTCAGTTGTTCTATCACTTCGCAGAGTCTGAAGGAGACCCGGATAAGGATCCACTTTTGTTTTGGATCACGGGTGGACCCGGGTGCTCTGGGTTTTCCGCCCTCGTGTACGAAATAG GTCCCTTGGCTTTTGATTTTTCAACTTTTAATGGAAGCTTACCCGATTTAGTACTGAGTCCATATTCATGGACAAAG ATCGCCAGCATTATATTCATTGACGCCCCCGTCGGAACCGGATTCTCCTATATAAATACCTCGCAAGTTTACACTTCCTCTGACACCAAATCAACTTCCGATTATGACATGTTTTTGAGGAAG TGGTTGTTGAATCACCCTTCGTTTGTCAAAAATCGCCTTTATGTTGGTGGTGACTCTTATGGAGGCAAAATGGTGCCCATGGTTGCTTTAGAAATAGTAAAAG GAAATGAAGCAGGACTTCAGCCTAGAATTCGCCTCAAA GGATATCTTACTGGAAATTCGCCAATAAGTACAGAACAGACGCTTAATGAAAGGATTCCTTATGCTCATCGAATGGCACTCATATCAGATGAATATTATGAG CGAGCAAGGAGAAGCTGCAAAGGGGAATACGTAAATCCGGACCCAAATAATTATGAATGCCTTCATGTTCTTCAACTCATCGAAGAG TGCACTAACAATATAAATGATAAGCATATTTTGGTACCAAAGTGTACACTCCCACCTCCAAAAGACGATGATTTTACACAGAGGCGAATGATCATAGAAAACGATCCCATTGACTTCCTTCTCATGTCCAAACAAGAGGACGCATATTGGTGCCTT CTTAACAATCATGTGACATCTTATGTCTGGGCAAATGATCCGTCCGTACAAGAAGCTCTTTATGTGAGAAAG GGAACAATTAAAGATGATTGGAAAAGATGTAATAAGAGCTTATTGTATGAACGTGATGTAGAAAGTGTACTCCCACACCATCAACTTCTACTCCATAAAGGATACGAAGCTTTGGTCTATAGGTACTTAACCGTCCCACATTTTCTATGTTGTTGGACTGTTTGTAACTACGTGTTTCTCGTTTCCAGTGGAGATCACGACATGGTGGTGCCCTACACGAGTACTGTAAAATGGATCCGAGGTCTCAATCTAACCATTGAAGACGAATGGAGGCCTTGGACCGTAGATGGCCAAGTTGCCGG ATACACAGAGAAATACAAGAAGAATGATCTGGCCTATCTCACCTTTGCCACTGTGAAG GGCGCAGGTCATACAGCTCCAGGATACATGCCGGAACAATGTTTTGCCATGGCAAAGAGATGGTTCTCTTTGTTCCCACTGTAG
- the LOC140885461 gene encoding serine carboxypeptidase-like 17 isoform X2 — protein sequence MAECLSLLKLRRNVYALFLFILAAAAADESHIVKSLPGYPGTLPFKLETGYISLGENGERQLFYHFAESEGDPDKDPLLFWITGGPGCSGFSALVYEIGPLAFDFSTFNGSLPDLVLSPYSWTKIASIIFIDAPVGTGFSYINTSQVYTSSDTKSTSDYDMFLRKWLLNHPSFVKNRLYVGGDSYGGKMVPMVALEIVKGNEAGLQPRIRLKGYLTGNSPISTEQTLNERIPYAHRMALISDEYYERARRSCKGEYVNPDPNNYECLHVLQLIEECTNNINDKHILVPKCTLPPPKDDDFTQRRMIIENDPIDFLLMSKQEDAYWCLLNNHVTSYVWANDPSVQEALYVRKGTIKDDWKRCNKSLLYERDVESVLPHHQLLLHKGYEALVYSGDHDMVVPYTSTVKWIRGLNLTIEDEWRPWTVDGQVAGYTEKYKKNDLAYLTFATVKGAGHTAPGYMPEQCFAMAKRWFSLFPL from the exons ATGGCGGAGTGCCTGAGTTTATTAAAACTACGGCGGAATGTTTACGCTCTCTTCCTGTTCATCCTCGCCGCAGCCGCAGCCGACGAGTCGCATATTGTCAAGAGCTTGCCGGGATATCCGGGTACTTTGCCTTTCAAACTCGAAACCGG GTATATTAGCTTGGGCGAAAATGGAGAGCGTCAGTTGTTCTATCACTTCGCAGAGTCTGAAGGAGACCCGGATAAGGATCCACTTTTGTTTTGGATCACGGGTGGACCCGGGTGCTCTGGGTTTTCCGCCCTCGTGTACGAAATAG GTCCCTTGGCTTTTGATTTTTCAACTTTTAATGGAAGCTTACCCGATTTAGTACTGAGTCCATATTCATGGACAAAG ATCGCCAGCATTATATTCATTGACGCCCCCGTCGGAACCGGATTCTCCTATATAAATACCTCGCAAGTTTACACTTCCTCTGACACCAAATCAACTTCCGATTATGACATGTTTTTGAGGAAG TGGTTGTTGAATCACCCTTCGTTTGTCAAAAATCGCCTTTATGTTGGTGGTGACTCTTATGGAGGCAAAATGGTGCCCATGGTTGCTTTAGAAATAGTAAAAG GAAATGAAGCAGGACTTCAGCCTAGAATTCGCCTCAAA GGATATCTTACTGGAAATTCGCCAATAAGTACAGAACAGACGCTTAATGAAAGGATTCCTTATGCTCATCGAATGGCACTCATATCAGATGAATATTATGAG CGAGCAAGGAGAAGCTGCAAAGGGGAATACGTAAATCCGGACCCAAATAATTATGAATGCCTTCATGTTCTTCAACTCATCGAAGAG TGCACTAACAATATAAATGATAAGCATATTTTGGTACCAAAGTGTACACTCCCACCTCCAAAAGACGATGATTTTACACAGAGGCGAATGATCATAGAAAACGATCCCATTGACTTCCTTCTCATGTCCAAACAAGAGGACGCATATTGGTGCCTT CTTAACAATCATGTGACATCTTATGTCTGGGCAAATGATCCGTCCGTACAAGAAGCTCTTTATGTGAGAAAG GGAACAATTAAAGATGATTGGAAAAGATGTAATAAGAGCTTATTGTATGAACGTGATGTAGAAAGTGTACTCCCACACCATCAACTTCTACTCCATAAAGGATACGAAGCTTTGGTCTATAG TGGAGATCACGACATGGTGGTGCCCTACACGAGTACTGTAAAATGGATCCGAGGTCTCAATCTAACCATTGAAGACGAATGGAGGCCTTGGACCGTAGATGGCCAAGTTGCCGG ATACACAGAGAAATACAAGAAGAATGATCTGGCCTATCTCACCTTTGCCACTGTGAAG GGCGCAGGTCATACAGCTCCAGGATACATGCCGGAACAATGTTTTGCCATGGCAAAGAGATGGTTCTCTTTGTTCCCACTGTAG
- the LOC140885462 gene encoding serine carboxypeptidase-like 1 isoform X2: protein MAQQLKFSAIKTKLLLLHIISAAAASPFHVVETLPGYQDTLPFKLETGYIGVGEDEDVQLFYYFVESERDPEKDPLLFWINGGPGCSGFSALVYEIGPLNFDLSSFDGSLPSFILNQYSWTKIASVIFIDAPVGTGFSYANTSRGYYASDTKSSSDNYMFLRKWLLNHPSFFKNRLYVAGDSYGGKIVPMVAFEIAEGNKAGLQPRMNLQGYLIGNSMTDANKDSSETVDYAHRMALISDEYYELAKSSCNGEYVNPDPSNIQCTYALRLIKDCTKNLFRDHILEPNCEFSSHRPDDTNWWLPTIEDIPDKFLFLSKQEEPGCRYKNYWPSYIWARDESVQEALHIRKGTTEEWIRCNKSLSYEFDVESVMKYHKLLHEKGYQILAYSGDHDFVLPYLRTLKWIHSLNLTIDDEWRPWTVDGQVAGYTEKHGKGGAYITFATVKGAGHTAPEYKRKECLAMVSRWLSTFPL, encoded by the exons ATGGCGCAGCAGCTCAAATTTTCCGCCATTAAAACAAAATTGCTGCTCCTTCACATCATTTCCGCCGCCGCAGCTTCGCCGTTCCACGTGGTGGAGACTCTGCCGGGTTACCAAGATACTCTGCCTTTCAAACTCGAAACCGG GTATATAGGGGTGGGAGAAGACGAAGATGTGCAGCTATTTTACTACTTCGTTGAGTCCGAAAGGGACCCGGAAAAGGACCCGCTTTTGTTTTGGATCAATGGCGGACCCGGTTGCTCTGGGTTTTCTGCTCTTGTTTATGAAATCG GTCCATTGAATTTTGATCTTTCAAGCTTTGATGGAAGCCTTCCATCTTTCATCTTAAATCAATATTCATGGACAAAG aTTGCGAGCGTTATATTCATAGACGCCCCTGTCGGAACTGGATTTTCTTATGCGAATACATCTAGAGGTTACTATGCCTCTGATACAAAATCATCCTCCGATAATTACATGTTTTTGAGGAAG TGGTTGTTAAATCATCCTTCGTTTTTTAAAAATCGCCTCTATGTTGCTGGTGACTCTTATGGAGGCAAAATTGTGCCCATGGTTGCTTTTGAAATAGCAGAAG GGAACAAAGCTGGGCTTCAGCCACGGATGAACCTCCAA GGATACTTGATTGGAAATTCAATGACAGATGCAAACAAGGATTCTAGTGAAACAGTTGATTATGCTCACCGAATGGCACTCATATCAGACGAATACTATGAG TTAGCAAAGAGTAGCTGCAATGGTGAATATGTAAATCCAGATCCAAGTAATATACAATGCACTTATGCTCTTCGACTCATCAAAGAC TGTACAAAAAATCTCTTCAGGGACCATATTTTGGAACCGAATTGTGAATTCAGTTCTCATAGACCTGATGATACTAATTGGTGGCTGCCAACTATAGAAGACATTCCCGATAAATTCCTCTTTTTATCCAAACAAGAGGAGCCAGGGTGTCGT tacaaaaattattgGCCCTCTTACATATGGGCGAGAGACGAATCTGTACAAGAAGCGCTTCACATCAGAAAG GGAACAACGGAAGAATGGATTAGATGTAATAAAAGCTTATCCTATGAATTTGATGTTGAAAGCGTCATGAAGTATCATAAACTTCTCCATGAGAAAGGCTATCAAATTTTGGCATACAG CGGCGATCATGACTTTGTGTTGCCATACTTGAGAACTTTAAAATGGATACACAGTCTCAATCTTACCATCGACGATGAATGGAGGCCTTGGACCGTTGATGGCCAAGTTGCGGG ATACACAGAGAAACACGGGAAAGGTGGGGCCTATATCACATTTGCTACCGTAAAG GGTGCAGGTCATACAGCTCCAGAATACAAGCGTAAAGAATGTCTTGCCATGGTATCTAGATGGCTATCCACGTTCCCATTGTAG
- the LOC140885462 gene encoding serine carboxypeptidase-like 1 isoform X1 encodes MAQQLKFSAIKTKLLLLHIISAAAASPFHVVETLPGYQDTLPFKLETGYIGVGEDEDVQLFYYFVESERDPEKDPLLFWINGGPGCSGFSALVYEIGPLNFDLSSFDGSLPSFILNQYSWTKIASVIFIDAPVGTGFSYANTSRGYYASDTKSSSDNYMFLRKWLLNHPSFFKNRLYVAGDSYGGKIVPMVAFEIAEGNKAGLQPRMNLQGYLIGNSMTDANKDSSETVDYAHRMALISDEYYELAKSSCNGEYVNPDPSNIQCTYALRLIKDCTKNLFRDHILEPNCEFSSHRPDDTNWWLPTIEDIPDKFLFLSKQEEPGCRYKNYWPSYIWARDESVQEALHIRKGTTEEWIRCNKSLSYEFDVESVMKYHKLLHEKGYQILAYSGDHDFVLPYLRTLKWIHSLNLTIDDEWRPWTVDGQVAGYTEKHGKGGAYITFATVKVIQLQNTSVKNVLPWYLDGYPRSHCRVNQIVIL; translated from the exons ATGGCGCAGCAGCTCAAATTTTCCGCCATTAAAACAAAATTGCTGCTCCTTCACATCATTTCCGCCGCCGCAGCTTCGCCGTTCCACGTGGTGGAGACTCTGCCGGGTTACCAAGATACTCTGCCTTTCAAACTCGAAACCGG GTATATAGGGGTGGGAGAAGACGAAGATGTGCAGCTATTTTACTACTTCGTTGAGTCCGAAAGGGACCCGGAAAAGGACCCGCTTTTGTTTTGGATCAATGGCGGACCCGGTTGCTCTGGGTTTTCTGCTCTTGTTTATGAAATCG GTCCATTGAATTTTGATCTTTCAAGCTTTGATGGAAGCCTTCCATCTTTCATCTTAAATCAATATTCATGGACAAAG aTTGCGAGCGTTATATTCATAGACGCCCCTGTCGGAACTGGATTTTCTTATGCGAATACATCTAGAGGTTACTATGCCTCTGATACAAAATCATCCTCCGATAATTACATGTTTTTGAGGAAG TGGTTGTTAAATCATCCTTCGTTTTTTAAAAATCGCCTCTATGTTGCTGGTGACTCTTATGGAGGCAAAATTGTGCCCATGGTTGCTTTTGAAATAGCAGAAG GGAACAAAGCTGGGCTTCAGCCACGGATGAACCTCCAA GGATACTTGATTGGAAATTCAATGACAGATGCAAACAAGGATTCTAGTGAAACAGTTGATTATGCTCACCGAATGGCACTCATATCAGACGAATACTATGAG TTAGCAAAGAGTAGCTGCAATGGTGAATATGTAAATCCAGATCCAAGTAATATACAATGCACTTATGCTCTTCGACTCATCAAAGAC TGTACAAAAAATCTCTTCAGGGACCATATTTTGGAACCGAATTGTGAATTCAGTTCTCATAGACCTGATGATACTAATTGGTGGCTGCCAACTATAGAAGACATTCCCGATAAATTCCTCTTTTTATCCAAACAAGAGGAGCCAGGGTGTCGT tacaaaaattattgGCCCTCTTACATATGGGCGAGAGACGAATCTGTACAAGAAGCGCTTCACATCAGAAAG GGAACAACGGAAGAATGGATTAGATGTAATAAAAGCTTATCCTATGAATTTGATGTTGAAAGCGTCATGAAGTATCATAAACTTCTCCATGAGAAAGGCTATCAAATTTTGGCATACAG CGGCGATCATGACTTTGTGTTGCCATACTTGAGAACTTTAAAATGGATACACAGTCTCAATCTTACCATCGACGATGAATGGAGGCCTTGGACCGTTGATGGCCAAGTTGCGGG ATACACAGAGAAACACGGGAAAGGTGGGGCCTATATCACATTTGCTACCGTAAAG GTCATACAGCTCCAGAATACAAGCGTAAAGAATGTCTTGCCATGGTATCTAGATGGCTATCCACGTTCCCATTGTAGAGTGAACCAAATTGTAATTTTATAA
- the LOC140885462 gene encoding serine carboxypeptidase-like 6 isoform X3, giving the protein MAQQLKFSAIKTKLLLLHIISAAAASPFHVVETLPGYQDTLPFKLETGYIGVGEDEDVQLFYYFVESERDPEKDPLLFWINGGPGCSGFSALVYEIGPLNFDLSSFDGSLPSFILNQYSWTKIASVIFIDAPVGTGFSYANTSRGYYASDTKSSSDNYMFLRKWLLNHPSFFKNRLYVAGDSYGGKIVPMVAFEIAEGNKAGLQPRMNLQGYLIGNSMTDANKDSSETVDYAHRMALISDEYYELAKSSCNGEYVNPDPSNIQCTYALRLIKDCTKNLFRDHILEPNCEFSSHRPDDTNWWLPTIEDIPDKFLFLSKQEEPGCRYKNYWPSYIWARDESVQEALHIRKSIDFISTIREQRKNGLDVIKAYPMNLMLKAS; this is encoded by the exons ATGGCGCAGCAGCTCAAATTTTCCGCCATTAAAACAAAATTGCTGCTCCTTCACATCATTTCCGCCGCCGCAGCTTCGCCGTTCCACGTGGTGGAGACTCTGCCGGGTTACCAAGATACTCTGCCTTTCAAACTCGAAACCGG GTATATAGGGGTGGGAGAAGACGAAGATGTGCAGCTATTTTACTACTTCGTTGAGTCCGAAAGGGACCCGGAAAAGGACCCGCTTTTGTTTTGGATCAATGGCGGACCCGGTTGCTCTGGGTTTTCTGCTCTTGTTTATGAAATCG GTCCATTGAATTTTGATCTTTCAAGCTTTGATGGAAGCCTTCCATCTTTCATCTTAAATCAATATTCATGGACAAAG aTTGCGAGCGTTATATTCATAGACGCCCCTGTCGGAACTGGATTTTCTTATGCGAATACATCTAGAGGTTACTATGCCTCTGATACAAAATCATCCTCCGATAATTACATGTTTTTGAGGAAG TGGTTGTTAAATCATCCTTCGTTTTTTAAAAATCGCCTCTATGTTGCTGGTGACTCTTATGGAGGCAAAATTGTGCCCATGGTTGCTTTTGAAATAGCAGAAG GGAACAAAGCTGGGCTTCAGCCACGGATGAACCTCCAA GGATACTTGATTGGAAATTCAATGACAGATGCAAACAAGGATTCTAGTGAAACAGTTGATTATGCTCACCGAATGGCACTCATATCAGACGAATACTATGAG TTAGCAAAGAGTAGCTGCAATGGTGAATATGTAAATCCAGATCCAAGTAATATACAATGCACTTATGCTCTTCGACTCATCAAAGAC TGTACAAAAAATCTCTTCAGGGACCATATTTTGGAACCGAATTGTGAATTCAGTTCTCATAGACCTGATGATACTAATTGGTGGCTGCCAACTATAGAAGACATTCCCGATAAATTCCTCTTTTTATCCAAACAAGAGGAGCCAGGGTGTCGT tacaaaaattattgGCCCTCTTACATATGGGCGAGAGACGAATCTGTACAAGAAGCGCTTCACATCAGAAAG AGTATAGACTTTATATCAACGATCAGGGAACAACGGAAGAATGGATTAGATGTAATAAAAGCTTATCCTATGAATTTGATGTTGAAAGCGTCATGA